CCTCGCCGACTCGCCGCTGTGGCGGATGCGCCGGCTGGTCGAACTCGCCGTCGCCGGTGGGCGCCGGGCGGTCGCCGAGCCCGCCCGGGACGGTGACCGGCGGGGCAGTGCGGTCGCCCTGCGCCGCGGCGGATTCGGCACGATGGCCGACCTGGCCACCGCCCTCACCGCCGAGGCGGATCGCCGTACCCGTGACGTCTTCGGCCGCCTGGCCGACGCCGACAGCGACCCGTACGCCCTGGTCTGGCTCAGCGCGGCCGTCCATCTCGCGGGCGCGGAACGGGCGTTGGTGAAGGCGACATGGTGACCGCCCGCGCGCCCCTCACTTCCACTCACTCGGAGACACCGTGACCACCGCATACTCGCCCGTCGAAGAACTCAATCTGCTCAAGGACTTCCAGGACCGGGTCGGCTACGAGAATTTCGCCCGGGGCTTCGGGCTGACCGAGTACGGGGACATCTCCGGACTGATGGCGGGCTGGTCGCAGGACCCGGCGTTCACCGGCCGCCTGGTGCCCTTCGCCCAGGCCACCGGCGGAGGCTCCTTCTACGCGCTGTGGCGCATCGACGACCGGGAGGACCTGGCGACGCTTCCCGTGGTCGTCTTCGGTGACGAGGGCGGGGAGCACGTCGTGGCCCGCCAGGTGCGCGAGCTGTTCCAACTCCTCGGCTTCGACGAGGAGATCAGTGTCGAGCACGCCAAGGCCTACTTCTACCGGGACGAGGACGAGCCCCACACCGACTGCCACGACGAGTACGTGGCCTGGCTCGACCGGCACTTCGGCCTGCCGGTGGCGAAGGACCCGGACGCCGTACTCGCGGCGGCGCAGGCGGAGTTCGGCGAGCGGTTCGCGGACTGGATCCGCCCCTTCCTCCTCTGACCACCCCTTCCTCCTCTGACCACCTCTTCCTCATGTGACCACCCCTCCCGACTTCCCCTCCCCGACACGAATGAGACGAGGCAAGTCCCCATGCACGGAGTGCCGTTGACGGAACGGGTCATCGAGGCGGTCCGGCGCGACCCCGGGGCGAGCGCGCTGCCCCATCTGCTGCCGTACGTGGACGTGCCCTGGGTGGAAGGAGGCGTCCCCAGGCCGATGCCCGAGGCCACGCTTGCACGGACCAGGTTTCCGTCGGGGCGCCCGCTGTCTCCGAGCCTGCGCGCCTGGCTGGCGTACGACATGAGCCTGCTCGAACGCCACGGTTGGTTCACGGCGGACGGCGCCTTCGCGCCGCGACCGCTGGACCAGCTGGTCGAGGACGAGATGGGCGCCGCCTGGGGACCGGAGTTCGCCTGGCTGTCAGGGCGCTTCTCCGAGTGCTTCCTGCTGCCGGGCGGATCGGACTCGCGGCGGTTCCTGGCCGTGACCGACCCGGACGAGGAGGGTGAGTACCCGGTCTTCGCCCTCGACTTCGACGACCTGCCCTACCTCGGGCTCATGTACCCGGGCTTCGACGTCCACCTGGCCGACACCGCGGGCCTGCTGGACCTGGGCAGACGGAAGACCTACACGGACCTGATCGGCCACGGGACGTACGGCCCCCGGATGCGCCGGCATGCCGCCCAGTGCCTCGCGGGGAGGGCCGAGATCCAGTACCCCTTCGACTTCGAGCCGGTCTACCTGGAGCTGGCCCACGACTCGTCGACGCCGCCGAGAATGCCGTAAAGGCGAGGTAGTTGGGGAGTTGTCAGACTCCCGGGTCCTACTCGTCGCAGAGTAGGGGCTCCACTTCACGCCAGGCCGCGATCAGGTGGGGGTCGTCGAGGGCATCCCCCGCGGCCGCGAGGGCCTGGAGCGCGTCGATCAGCGGGATCTCGCGGAGCGGGACGGCGTCCGGGCCGGTCAGGCGACCGGTGCGGACCATGCGGCCCCACGTACGGCACGGTAGGCGTCGCCTGTGCACGTCCGGCCGTCCTGACGGCAGCTTCAGTAGCTGATCAGTAGCTGATCACGTAGGTCCACCGAGCTTCAGCCCGCCGCCCGGCGGGTCAGCAGGGCGATGGCCGCGGCTGTCGCGGCGAGTGCCGCCACGCTGGTGAGGGCGGCGGGGAGGGAGAACCAGTCGGCCATGAAGCCGATGGCGGGCGGGCCGAGGAGCATGCCGCCGTAGCCGAGGGTGGAGGCGATGGCGACCCCGTCCGGTCCGGCCAGCCTGCCCGCGCGCTCGACGGCGACGGGGAAGAGGTTGGCGAGACCCAGCCCGGTGATCATGAAGCCGAGGAGTGCCGCCCAGACGGAGGGGGCGAGGGCGCCGAGCAGCATGCCCAGGGCGGCGGTGGTGCCGCCGCCGACGAGGGTGCGGGTCTGGCCGAGACGTTCCAGCAGCCTGGTGCCGGTCAGCCGCCCGATGGTCATGGCGAGCGCGAAGCAGGAGTAGCCCACCGCCGCGACACCGGGCGCGGCGTCGAGGTCGTGCTCCAGGTGCAGGGCGCTCCAGTCGGCCAGGGCGCCCTCGCCGTAGGCCGTGCACAGGGCGATCAGGCCGAAGATGATGACGAGACCGCGGGTACGGGTGCTCGGCGGGTGGGGTGTGGAGGGCTGCCGGGGTGTCTCCTGCGGGGCGCTCGGGGGCTGGATGCGCAGCAGGGTGCGGCCCGCGGCGGCGGTGACGAGCAGACCGATCACGGTGAGCCCGAGCAGGTGCCGGGTGGGGGAGACGCTGCCCGCGACGAGCCCGCCGAGACCGGCGCCGATCATGCCGCCGAGACTGAAGGCAGCGTGGAAGCTGGGCATGATCGGTCGCCGCAGGGCGGCCACGAGATCGACCGCGGCGCTGTTGAACGCCACGTTGATGCTGCCGTAGGCCGCGCCGAAGAGCAGCAGGACGGCGCCGAGTGCCGCCGCGGAGTGGGTCAGTGGCGGCAGCGCGACACTGAGGGAGAGCAGGACGGCACAGACGACGGTGACCCGGTGGGTGCCGTAACGGCGGCACAGACGGCCGGTGAGCATCATGGTGATCACCGCGCCGGCCGAGACGCCCAGCAGGGCGAGACCGAGGGCGCTGGCGGAGGCGCCGGTCTGTTCCTTGATCGCGGGGATGCGGACGACCCATCCGGCGAAGACGAATCCGTCGAGGGCGAAGAAGACGGTGAGGGCGATACGGAGCCGGGTCAGGTCGCTGCGAGGGCCCCGCACGGCGCTGTGCGATCGGGCTTTGTTTATTTGCGGCACAAAGTCAGGGTAGGTGTGCGCTCGGTTGTGGGCAAGGGTGTTCGGTTGAGCGGTGGTGGAGGGTCGCCCACAGGTCGTAGCGGTACTGGCGCGCGAACCAGCTCCGCGCGCCCTGCCCCGCGCGGTGGGATGCCAGCCGTTGTGAGCATCGTCGCGAGAGGGCGTCCCGGCACGGGTCGGCGCAGTCGGGCGATCTCGTGGCAGCGTCATCGGATCCGCACTGATCTGCATGCCAACTTCACTTCCCTGCCGGTGAGTCGGCCGTGGCGGTGGGGATACTGGGGACCAGGTGGACGACCCGCCGCCCCCGCCCCACTGGAAGGCGAGGGCACGTCCTGTCCGGTCGGCCGCCGGTTCGAAGCGGTCCCTCGGGGGTGAGGGGAGCCTCTTGGTGGTTCTCGGTGTACGCGACGCCACGGTCGAGACCGGCGGTGCGGTCGAGATCGCGCGGCTCGGTGGCCTGTGGCGGGTCACGCGGCCCTGGCACCCCGGGTTACGGCCGTACCTGCGCAGTTACGTCGGCTACTGGGAGGCCGTGCCCACTCCGTACGAGGCGAGGCTGGTGCCGACCGGGCACGCGACCCTGCTGATCAGTCTCGCGGAGCCCTTCTCGCAGGTTCGAAGGCTGGGCATACCCGACGGCGGCACCGGGTCCATCGGATCGTTGGTGGTGGGACTGGAGGACCGGCCCGCGATCTGCACGCACCCGGGCGGCCAGGAGGCGATCCGGGTCGAGTTCACACCCCTGGGCGGCTACCGGCTGTTCGGCATGCCGATGAGCGAGTTGACGAACCTGGCGGTCGAGATCCGGGACGTGCTGGGCGCCGGGGCCGGCGTGCTGGTCGAACGGATGGCGGCCACCCGGGACTGGGCCGCCAGATTCGACCTGCTGGACGCCGCCCTCCTCGACCGGCTCGGCCTCGGCCCGGATCCCACTCCGGAGGTCGACCAGGCCTGGCAGCTGCTCTCCGGCAGCGCGGGAGCGATCACGATCGCCCGTATCGCCGACGAAGTGGGCTGGAGCCAGGGGTACTTGATCCGGCGGTTCACCCAGCAGATCGGACTCACTCCCAAGGCGTCCGCCCGGGTGCTGCGCTTCCGTCACGCCGTGGCCCTGCTCAGCCGTGGGACCGCGAGCCTGACCGAGATCTCCACCGCCTGCGGCTTCTACGACCAGGCTCACCTCAACCGTGAGTTCCGGGCGATCGCCGGCACCACGCCCGGACGTATGGTCGCGGCGCGGCGGGTGGAAGGGGCGATGGCGCTCACCCGGAGTGCAAATTCTTCCAAGACCGCGTCGACCGCCGGCCGATAGCGTCCTCGCTCGTACAGCCGATGACCGGTCGGATGGCGCGGGGGACCGTCCGACCGGCCGGAGCGTGCCGTGCGTGCCGTGTGTGCGGTGCGGGAACCGCTGGTGACGCACGCCGGACCATCGGGAGAGCCGCGATGGAGGGGCGGCACGCCCGAGCCATCATGAGCGCCGCGGTGAAGGGCAGCACGCCCGAGCCATCATGAGCGCCGCGGTGAAGGGCGACACGCCGGCCCGTCATAAGTGCGCTGCCTACGACGAGACGATCCGCTCGTCGGACTTCAGAACACGGAGCGTCCACAGCCCGTACAGGGCCAGCAGCGGTTTGACGGCCATCCACTCGCCGACGCGGTAGTCGTCCGCGCGCACCAGCTTCTCCGCCAGATCGGGGCGCTGCCGCCGCAGGTACGCCCGGGCCTTGAGCGCGTGAGCCGGCTGGGAGGCGATCTTGATGCGGTCCACGTCTTCGAGCAGGGGGATGACGTTCGTGATGTTCTCCCACGTCGTCGTGGACCGGTCCTCGAGGAGCACCGTGCCGTCGAACTTGAGGACCAACCGCGCGTAGTCAGCCATCAGTTGGGCCTCCGTGACGCCGGCGCCGACCCCCACCGCACCGCCGCTGAAGATCACGCGGCGTCTCCGCGCATCGTCGGCGGCGATGGAGCGGAGGCCCGCGCGGACCCGCCACCGGTTGACCAGGTTCGCTGTCGGCCGGGGATTCCGGTACCCCAGCACCACCACGGCCACCGAAGCGCCGTCACGGTGTCCCACGAGCACCCGGGACCAGCGCCAGTTCAACCACTCACCCCACGCGAGGGCGGCAACCGCAGCCACCGCCAGGCCTGTTGCTCGTCGCATCCGGCGACTCTAGGCCACATCGATCTCGCACACCCGTCGATCCGGGAGGGCCATCGATCTCGCGCACCTGTAGATCCCGGAGTGCCATCGATCTCACGCACCCGGAGATCCCGGGGCGCACCGATCTCACGCACCCGTAAATCCCGGAGGGCCCATCAATCCCCGCACACCCATGGCCCCCTGGAGAACACATAGATCGTGCACACCCATTGACCCCCGGCGATCGATGCACCTAGCCTCCGTCCTCATATGTAGACAGCGTCTCTGTATGGGGATCGCGTTCAGTGGGGAGAACCGCACATGCCGCTCATCGTCGTCGGGATCAGCGTCCTCGTTCTGCTCTTTCTGATGACGAAGCTCAGACTGAACGGCTTTGCCGCCCTCCTCCTGGTCGCCGTCGGGGTCGCCCTGGTCCAGGGGATCGGCCTGGAGGAGATCCCGGACGTCCTCTCCGAGGGCATCGGCGACCAGATCGGCGACACGATGCTCATCATCGGACTCGGTGCCATGGTCGGCCGGGTGCTGGGCGACTCCGGTGCCGCCCAACGGATCGCCGGCAGACTCCTCGACGTGTGCGGGCCGCGCTGGGTGCAGGTCGCCATGGTGCTGTCCGCCATGCTCATCGGCGTGACGATGTTCTACGAGGTCGCCTTCGTCATCATCGTCCCGGTCGCCTTCACGCTCGTCCGCGTCACCCGGGCCAACCTGCTCTGGGTGGGGCTGCCGATGTCGATCGCGCTGTCCACCATGCACAGCTTCCTGCCGCCCCACCCGGGCCCCACCGCCGTGGCCGCCACCTTCCACGCCTCCGTCGGACTCACCCTGTTCTACGGCCTGTTCATCGCCGTCCCGGTCGGCGCCTTCATCGCCCTGCTGTGGCCGCGCCTGCCGTTCGTCCGTCGGATGAACCCCGAGATCCCCAAGGGCCTGGTCAGCGAACGGGTCTTCGAGGAGGAGGAGATGCCCGGCATGGGCTGGTCGTTGGCGGTGGCCCTGCTGCCCGTCGTCCTGATCGCCGGCGCCGCGGTGACCGACCTGGCCGTCTCCGGGGACAACGCGTGGCTGCACTTCGTCGCCTTCATCGGCTCCGCGCCGATCGCCCTGCTGCTCACCCTGCTCGTGGCCGTCTGGGTCTTCGGCCCGCGCATGGGGCGCAGCCTCGCGGAGGTCAGCACCTCCTGCAAGGAGGCCGCCCAGGCCATGGCGATGATCCTGCTGGTGATCGGCGCGGGCGGCGCCTTCAAGAACGTCCTCGTCGAGGGCGGCATATCCGACTACATCAAGGACGCCACCGACGGCTGGTCCGTCTCGCCGATCATCCTGGCCTGGCTGATCGCGGCCGTCCTCCGCGTCGCCCTCGGCTCCGCCACCGTCGCCGTCGTGACCGCCTCCGGGGTGGCCCTGCCGCTGCTCGCGGGCGGCGGGGTGCACGCCGAGGTGATGGTCCTCGCCGTCTCCTGCGGCTCGATCGCCTTCTCGCACGTCAACGACCCGGGCTTCTGGATGTTCAAGGAGTACTTCAACCTCTCCGTCGTCGACGCGATCAAGGCGCGCACCACCTACACGACCGTGCTCGCGATCCTGGGCCTCGGCGGTGTACTGGTCCTGGAACAGGTACTGGACGCCCTGAAGGTCTGACACCCCCGACCCCTGATCAGAAGGACACCATCCCGCCATGAGCCAGCCCGTCGTCACGAAGTTCTCCGTCCATCCCGTGGCCGGCCGCGACTCCATGCTCCTGAACCTCTCCGGCGCCCACGCCCCCTACTTCACCCGCAACGTCGTCGTCCTGGAGGACTCCGAGGGGCGCACCGGCCTGGGCGAGGTGCCGGGCGGCGACAGCATCACGCGGACCCTGCGCGACGCCGAGCCGCTGGTCGTGGGGGCCCGGGTCGGCGACTACAAGCGCGTCCTGCGCACGGTCCACGACACCTTCGCCGACCGCGACTCGGGCGGCCGCGGCGCCCAGACCTTCGATCTCCGTACGACCGTGCACGCGGTCACCGCCGTCGAGTCGGCCCTCCTCGACCTGCTCGGACAGCACCTCGACGTCCCGGTCGCCGCGCTGCTCGGCGACGGCCAACAGCGCGCTGCCGTACGGGTCCTCGGCTATCTCTTCTACGTCGGCGACCCGGACCGCACCGACCTCGACTACCTCCGTGAACCCGGCGCCGATGTCGACTGGTACCGCGTCCGGCGCGAGGAGGCCCTCACCCCCGAGGCGATCGTCCGGCAGGCCGAGGCGACCTACGCCCACTACGGCTTCCGCGACTTCAAGCTCAAGGGCGGCGTCCTGCCCGGCAGCGAGGAGGTGAAGGCCGTACAGGCTCTCAAGGAGCGGTTCCCCGAAGCCCGGATCACCCTCGATCCGAACGGGGCCTGGTCCCTGCGCGAAGCCGTGGAACTGTGCCGTCCGCTGGTCGGCACACTCGCCTACGCCGAGGATCCCTGCGGCGCGGAAGGCGGTTACTCGGGCCGCGAGATCCTCGCCGAGTTCCGCCGGGCCACCGGACTGCCCACCGCGACCAACATGATCGCCACGGACTGGCGGCAGTTGACCCACGCGTTGGCCCTCCAGTCGGTGTCCATCCCGCTCGCCGACCCGCACTTCTGGACCATGCAGGGGTCGGTCCGGGTCGCCCAGCTGTGCCATGCCATGGGGCTGACCTGGGGCTGCCACTCCAACAACCACTTCGACATCTCGCTCGCGATGATGACGCACTGCGGAGCCGCGGCCCCGGGTGAGTACAACGCCCTCGACACCCACTGGATCTGGCAGGAGGGGCAGGAACGGCTCACCGTGGAACCGCCTCGGATCACCGGTGGTGAGGTGGCCGTACCGGACGCGCCCGGTCTGGGGGTCCGCCTCGACCGGGACCGGCTGCGGGCGGCGCAGGACCTGCACGAGGAGGTGGCCTCGGCGGGGCGTGACGACGCTGCCGGGATGCAGTACCTGATCGAGGGCTGGGCGTTCGACGCGAAGCGTCCGTGCCTGGTGCGCTGAGTGCTCGGGGACCGATGTTATTGACATGGTCAAGTCAGGTCATTAGCATCCGTGAAATCTCGGAAAGCGCTTTCCGGTTCAGTTCATGCCTCGACTTTCCCCCCACGGGATCCACCCCCCACGGGATCCACCCCCACAAGAGGACCCCACATGAACCCACGAAGGGGCGCGGTCGCCGCCGCGCTCTCCGCCCTCCTGCTGGCCGCCCCCGCCGTCGCCCAGGCCGCCCCGCCGTCCACGGCCCAGGAGCGGATCGCGGCCGCCGCCACCATCACCTGGACCCTGGAACGGGCCGGCAACCCCACCGCCGACCAGCAGTCCGCGTACACCCAGATCACCTCCGCGATGAACGCCGCGGTGAACCGCTACAACAACCTCACTGACCTGGGGAAGTCCATCACCGTCCGCTACGACCCGAGCGTGCCCACCGCGGACGGCAACCTCAACGGGACCATCCGCTTCGGCAGCAACCGCAGTTACATGACCGAGCGGACCGCACTGCACGAGATCGCCCACACCATCGGCGTGGGCACGAGCGCGGGCTGGTCCCGCCTCGGCGGCACCGGCACCTGGACGGGCACCCAAGCCACGGCGCTCGTCAGGCAGTTCGACGGATCCTCGGCCAAGTTGTCCACCGGCGGCGGGCACTTCTGGCCGTACGGCCTGAACTACGAGAACGAGTTCTCCGGTACGGCGGCGGACCGCCACGTGCGGATCGTGGACGCGATGGTGCGCGACGGGCTGTGAGCTGAGGGGTTGGGGTCGGGGCGGAATCCCGCTCCCGGACCCGGTGTTCGGGCGTGGGGGCCGTTCTCGCGGAGAGGGGCTTCGGGGCCTGGCACCTCACCCGCGCGCACCGCAGGCCCCCTTGGGCGTCCACGGCACCCCGACACCCTCCGGCCCGGTCCGCTCTCCCGCGCCGGATTCCTCCAGCCCCGCCGGCACCGCCGCCGTCTCGGTCGCCGGTACGCCTGCCTCGGCCGCCGTCCCCTCCTTGCGGCCCAGTGACTGCGGCAGCTCTGTTGTGATTGACCGTTGACCGGTCAGTTCCTCTCAGTGAGCCCCCGGAGGATGGGGAGGGGGGAGAATGGCCGTGTGACCATCTTTCGCTGTGTGAACTGCGGGGAGTCCATAAGCGGCGAGGTGATGCCGGGGGAGCCGTTGAGAGGTCCCGAGCGACCGCCTGGCCATGAAGTGGCTTCGCCACGGATGGCTTCGGGAACCTTCAAGATCAATTTCGATGGCAGCCTTCTGATCCTTCACCCGGATGACGTTCCAGGGGCAGTGCTTCACCCCGATCCTCGGCGCATCGCCGGGTGTTGTGGACCTGCGGGCCAAGACGGTCCCAACCTCGTTTGCGTCGGCTGCGGCGTCGAGGTCGCGACGAAAGAGTCCGACTGCTGGACCGACAACCTCGTGGCATTGATCGCCGCCGGAGTGGCTGAAGAGCCCAAGGTTCTGTAGGGCTGCATTCTGATGGGACCCAAGCGCGATCCCGTGAGCC
Above is a window of Streptomyces griseorubiginosus DNA encoding:
- a CDS encoding MFS transporter; the encoded protein is MRGPRSDLTRLRIALTVFFALDGFVFAGWVVRIPAIKEQTGASASALGLALLGVSAGAVITMMLTGRLCRRYGTHRVTVVCAVLLSLSVALPPLTHSAAALGAVLLLFGAAYGSINVAFNSAAVDLVAALRRPIMPSFHAAFSLGGMIGAGLGGLVAGSVSPTRHLLGLTVIGLLVTAAAGRTLLRIQPPSAPQETPRQPSTPHPPSTRTRGLVIIFGLIALCTAYGEGALADWSALHLEHDLDAAPGVAAVGYSCFALAMTIGRLTGTRLLERLGQTRTLVGGGTTAALGMLLGALAPSVWAALLGFMITGLGLANLFPVAVERAGRLAGPDGVAIASTLGYGGMLLGPPAIGFMADWFSLPAALTSVAALAATAAAIALLTRRAAG
- a CDS encoding AraC family transcriptional regulator → MVLGVRDATVETGGAVEIARLGGLWRVTRPWHPGLRPYLRSYVGYWEAVPTPYEARLVPTGHATLLISLAEPFSQVRRLGIPDGGTGSIGSLVVGLEDRPAICTHPGGQEAIRVEFTPLGGYRLFGMPMSELTNLAVEIRDVLGAGAGVLVERMAATRDWAARFDLLDAALLDRLGLGPDPTPEVDQAWQLLSGSAGAITIARIADEVGWSQGYLIRRFTQQIGLTPKASARVLRFRHAVALLSRGTASLTEISTACGFYDQAHLNREFRAIAGTTPGRMVAARRVEGAMALTRSANSSKTASTAGR
- a CDS encoding YdcF family protein, which gives rise to MRRATGLAVAAVAALAWGEWLNWRWSRVLVGHRDGASVAVVVLGYRNPRPTANLVNRWRVRAGLRSIAADDARRRRVIFSGGAVGVGAGVTEAQLMADYARLVLKFDGTVLLEDRSTTTWENITNVIPLLEDVDRIKIASQPAHALKARAYLRRQRPDLAEKLVRADDYRVGEWMAVKPLLALYGLWTLRVLKSDERIVSS
- a CDS encoding gluconate:H+ symporter, which translates into the protein MPLIVVGISVLVLLFLMTKLRLNGFAALLLVAVGVALVQGIGLEEIPDVLSEGIGDQIGDTMLIIGLGAMVGRVLGDSGAAQRIAGRLLDVCGPRWVQVAMVLSAMLIGVTMFYEVAFVIIVPVAFTLVRVTRANLLWVGLPMSIALSTMHSFLPPHPGPTAVAATFHASVGLTLFYGLFIAVPVGAFIALLWPRLPFVRRMNPEIPKGLVSERVFEEEEMPGMGWSLAVALLPVVLIAGAAVTDLAVSGDNAWLHFVAFIGSAPIALLLTLLVAVWVFGPRMGRSLAEVSTSCKEAAQAMAMILLVIGAGGAFKNVLVEGGISDYIKDATDGWSVSPIILAWLIAAVLRVALGSATVAVVTASGVALPLLAGGGVHAEVMVLAVSCGSIAFSHVNDPGFWMFKEYFNLSVVDAIKARTTYTTVLAILGLGGVLVLEQVLDALKV
- a CDS encoding enolase C-terminal domain-like protein, producing MSQPVVTKFSVHPVAGRDSMLLNLSGAHAPYFTRNVVVLEDSEGRTGLGEVPGGDSITRTLRDAEPLVVGARVGDYKRVLRTVHDTFADRDSGGRGAQTFDLRTTVHAVTAVESALLDLLGQHLDVPVAALLGDGQQRAAVRVLGYLFYVGDPDRTDLDYLREPGADVDWYRVRREEALTPEAIVRQAEATYAHYGFRDFKLKGGVLPGSEEVKAVQALKERFPEARITLDPNGAWSLREAVELCRPLVGTLAYAEDPCGAEGGYSGREILAEFRRATGLPTATNMIATDWRQLTHALALQSVSIPLADPHFWTMQGSVRVAQLCHAMGLTWGCHSNNHFDISLAMMTHCGAAAPGEYNALDTHWIWQEGQERLTVEPPRITGGEVAVPDAPGLGVRLDRDRLRAAQDLHEEVASAGRDDAAGMQYLIEGWAFDAKRPCLVR